A single window of Inediibacterium massiliense DNA harbors:
- a CDS encoding methyl-accepting chemotaxis protein yields MKKINLSVKFKIASLSLSILFIVVFIMTSISLHIVNNEMENQLEVDGMILAQKIAKEVENSQIAEKYVEKSLEEKIRTCAYLIGKNPNISNEYLQQLSQELDLFTIQIFDENNKVIYSNLLDRIGSVCPPDHPMAPLFESGTGEIMEPIRESKNQKGLFLKLGAVALSPNRIIQIGIDANKVNELKSKLGKQKIIEDLSENKNILYTLFIDKNLKIVAHTDQKKIGSKVDDIGSKTAAIDGKPHSNVFQYKPGVLAYDVLIPIYENGQHIGAVDVGLSLENLNNAKDHILTISILLGCVSFLIAGALLLLIIRKIISPLRDLSSLAEKTSDGDLNEKVNIITNDEIGLLGNSFNHMIDSLREMIQKIKDISSTSLSDTKELVNISLQVEDVSEQIASATQNIAEGAEQQALSMNEASINIQNVMTHIEDVHSEISKVVGYSDETNKVISIGEEKIDNLATQMDKIKDRVYSSSQVINELELTSTKIGDIVDMINEIANQTNLLALNASIEAARAGEAGRGFAVVAEEIRKLAEESMNSADHIKNLILNIQDHTKKALTSIGEGNQEAEAGKFVLEEVLQSFKNIIEGFQMTNNSLYTANEKVILVNEKSQIITKSIEDVRSITEQFSANTEEVAASTEEQTASMESMVKTIQDLEENIQNLELAVQKFDYKQK; encoded by the coding sequence TTGAAAAAAATAAATTTATCTGTGAAATTTAAAATTGCAAGTTTGTCTTTATCTATTTTATTCATTGTAGTTTTTATAATGACATCTATCTCTTTACATATTGTAAATAATGAAATGGAAAATCAATTAGAAGTAGATGGTATGATATTAGCACAAAAAATAGCCAAAGAGGTAGAAAACAGTCAAATAGCTGAAAAGTACGTAGAAAAATCATTAGAAGAAAAAATTAGAACCTGCGCATATTTAATTGGGAAAAATCCAAATATATCAAATGAGTATCTACAACAACTATCTCAAGAATTAGATCTTTTTACCATTCAAATATTTGATGAAAATAATAAAGTTATTTATTCTAATCTTTTAGATCGTATAGGTAGTGTCTGCCCTCCAGATCATCCTATGGCCCCTTTATTTGAAAGTGGTACTGGAGAAATAATGGAACCCATTCGAGAAAGCAAAAATCAAAAGGGATTGTTTTTAAAATTAGGAGCAGTTGCTTTAAGTCCTAATAGAATCATACAGATAGGTATAGACGCAAACAAAGTCAATGAATTAAAATCAAAGCTTGGTAAACAAAAAATTATTGAAGATTTAAGTGAAAATAAAAATATATTATATACTTTATTCATAGATAAAAATTTAAAAATCGTAGCTCATACAGATCAGAAAAAGATTGGATCTAAAGTAGATGATATAGGAAGCAAAACTGCTGCAATAGATGGAAAACCTCATAGTAATGTTTTTCAATATAAACCAGGAGTTTTAGCTTATGATGTACTCATTCCAATATACGAAAATGGACAGCATATAGGTGCTGTAGATGTAGGTCTTTCTTTAGAAAATCTTAACAATGCAAAAGATCATATTCTTACAATATCTATTTTGTTAGGATGTGTATCTTTCTTAATAGCAGGAGCTTTATTATTACTCATCATTCGAAAAATCATTTCTCCACTAAGAGATCTATCTTCTCTTGCTGAAAAAACTTCAGATGGAGATCTTAATGAAAAAGTAAACATTATTACAAATGATGAAATTGGATTGTTAGGAAATAGCTTTAATCACATGATAGATAGTTTAAGAGAAATGATACAGAAAATAAAAGATATTTCATCTACTTCATTATCTGATACAAAAGAATTAGTTAATATATCCTTACAGGTTGAAGATGTTTCAGAACAAATCGCTAGTGCTACACAAAATATTGCCGAAGGAGCAGAACAACAAGCTCTATCTATGAACGAAGCATCGATCAATATTCAAAATGTAATGACTCATATAGAAGATGTACACTCTGAAATATCAAAAGTGGTAGGATATTCAGACGAAACAAACAAAGTCATATCTATTGGAGAAGAAAAAATAGACAATTTAGCTACTCAAATGGATAAAATAAAAGATCGTGTCTATTCATCTTCTCAAGTGATCAATGAACTTGAACTCACTTCTACAAAAATAGGAGATATTGTAGATATGATCAATGAAATTGCCAATCAAACAAATTTGCTTGCCCTTAATGCCTCTATTGAAGCTGCAAGAGCGGGAGAAGCAGGCCGTGGATTTGCAGTAGTAGCTGAAGAAATAAGAAAATTAGCTGAAGAATCTATGAATTCAGCAGATCACATTAAAAACTTGATTCTTAATATTCAAGATCATACAAAAAAAGCATTAACCTCTATTGGTGAAGGAAATCAAGAAGCTGAAGCTGGAAAATTTGTTTTAGAAGAAGTATTACAGTCATTTAAAAATATCATAGAAGGATTCCAAATGACAAATAATAGTTTATATACAGCAAATGAAAAAGTAATCCTTGTGAACGAAAAATCTCAAATCATTACCAAAAGTATAGAAGATGTAAGAAGTATTACAGAGCAATTTTCTGCCAATACAGAAGAAGTGGCAGCCTCCACTGAAGAACAAACAGCTTCTATGGAAAGTATGGTAAAAACTATACAAGATTTAGAAGAAAATATTCAAAACTTAGAACTAGCTGTTCAAAAATTTGATTATAAACAAAAATAA
- a CDS encoding LamB/YcsF family protein: MYKVDLNSDLGESFGNYKIGLDEEVIQYVTSVNIACGWHGGDPLVMEKTVEMAKKRNVSIGAHPGYPDLIGFGRRNMTVSPKEVKAYVKYQLGALLGFAKKIQHVKPHGAMYNMAAKDYALAKAIAEAIYEVDEDIILMGLANSALIKAGEEVGIKVAHEVFADRAYNVDGTLVSRNLEGAVIHDPDVAIQRVIKMVREGKVMAISGEEINIQADSICVHGDNPKAVSFVKQIREKLEEEGVEVTAISNFIE; the protein is encoded by the coding sequence ATGTACAAAGTTGATCTAAATAGTGATTTGGGAGAAAGTTTTGGAAATTATAAGATTGGGTTAGATGAAGAGGTCATTCAATATGTAACTTCTGTAAATATTGCCTGTGGATGGCATGGAGGAGACCCCCTTGTAATGGAGAAAACTGTTGAAATGGCTAAAAAAAGAAATGTATCCATTGGAGCACATCCAGGATATCCTGATTTGATAGGATTTGGAAGAAGGAATATGACGGTAAGTCCTAAAGAGGTAAAAGCATATGTAAAATATCAATTAGGAGCTTTATTAGGTTTTGCAAAAAAAATCCAACATGTTAAACCTCATGGGGCTATGTATAATATGGCAGCAAAAGATTATGCACTAGCAAAAGCTATAGCAGAGGCTATTTATGAAGTGGATGAGGATATTATTTTAATGGGACTTGCAAATAGTGCTCTCATAAAAGCAGGAGAAGAAGTGGGAATAAAAGTAGCTCATGAAGTATTTGCAGACAGAGCGTATAATGTGGATGGTACATTAGTTTCTAGAAATTTAGAAGGAGCAGTTATTCATGATCCAGATGTAGCCATTCAAAGAGTGATAAAGATGGTTAGGGAAGGAAAAGTTATGGCTATTAGTGGAGAAGAAATAAATATTCAAGCTGATTCTATTTGCGTTCATGGAGATAATCCAAAGGCAGTTTCGTTTGTGAAACAAATTAGAGAAAAGTTAGAAGAAGAAGGTGTAGAAGTTACTGCTATTTCAAATTTTATTGAATAG
- a CDS encoding NUDIX domain-containing protein yields MEIFKDCCAIAVVKDEKILLGFRKDGQGWSMAGGKLEKGENYEMAARRELKEEFNLVAHELDELGHIESRAYVRGEEKRVSPKVFLCKNFSGDEKPQDDEMKELRWFSLQELKELSLFLPSKEVINQYKKSIFSL; encoded by the coding sequence ATGGAAATTTTTAAAGATTGTTGTGCGATTGCAGTTGTGAAGGATGAAAAAATATTACTGGGATTTAGAAAAGATGGACAGGGATGGAGTATGGCAGGAGGGAAATTAGAAAAAGGAGAAAATTATGAAATGGCAGCAAGGAGAGAATTAAAAGAAGAATTTAATTTAGTTGCCCATGAACTTGATGAATTAGGACATATAGAGTCAAGGGCTTATGTAAGGGGAGAAGAAAAAAGAGTCAGTCCTAAGGTTTTTTTATGTAAAAATTTTAGTGGGGATGAAAAACCTCAAGATGATGAAATGAAAGAATTAAGATGGTTTTCTTTACAGGAATTAAAAGAGCTTTCATTATTTTTACCTAGTAAAGAAGTAATAAACCAATATAAAAAAAGTATATTTAGTTTATGA
- the nuoE gene encoding NADH-quinone oxidoreductase subunit NuoE, whose amino-acid sequence MKCKDFQILDQFLENYQKNSTNLISILQEAQGLYGYLPLELLDYIAQKTHIKASKVHGVATFYTQFRLHPIGKYLIMLCQGTACHVNGAKLIEEAVCDELGIVEGQTTEDGLFTLNNVACLGCCSLSPVMMINDTTYGKLTPEEAKKIIKEIKEKERKEV is encoded by the coding sequence ATGAAATGTAAAGACTTCCAAATTCTAGATCAATTTTTAGAAAATTATCAAAAAAATTCCACAAACTTAATTTCTATCTTGCAAGAAGCTCAAGGATTATATGGTTATCTTCCCTTAGAGCTTCTTGACTATATTGCCCAAAAAACTCATATCAAAGCATCTAAAGTACATGGTGTAGCAACCTTTTATACCCAATTTCGTCTTCATCCTATAGGAAAATATCTTATTATGCTTTGTCAAGGAACTGCCTGTCATGTAAATGGTGCAAAGCTTATTGAAGAAGCCGTTTGTGATGAATTAGGAATCGTTGAGGGACAAACTACAGAAGATGGACTTTTTACTTTAAATAATGTTGCTTGTCTTGGTTGTTGCAGTCTCTCTCCAGTAATGATGATCAATGATACTACTTATGGAAAATTAACTCCTGAAGAAGCCAAAAAAATCATAAAAGAAATCAAAGAAAAGGAACGTAAGGAGGTATAA
- the nuoF gene encoding NADH-quinone oxidoreductase subunit NuoF, protein MKIVVGYGSCGLAAGAKKVYETLENEIHKKNLDIDLQIAGCIGMCHLEPIIDVYDKDDVTTYVKVSPQMIDEILSNAMIHKKSTNYMISEEDLNILHEQKRIALRNCGIINPESIEEYISIGGYEAIKKCILDKGPDKVIEEIKISGLRGRGGAGFPTWFKWNAAKKSTGSPKYIVCNADEGDPGAFMDRSVLEGDPHTLIEGMMIGGFAMGANEGIVYVRAEYPLAIQRLKKAIIQAHEKGFLGKNLFDSHFDFDIRIKAGAGAFVCGEETALIASLEGERGMPRLKPPFPAEKGYLAHPTNINNVETFANVAWILQKGGEAFASMGTQKSKGTKVFALTGKIKKGGLVEVPMGMPLRKIIFDIGGGIKDDKKLKAVQMGGPSGGCIPSSLVDTSVDYESITATGAIMGSGGMVVMDETTCMVDMARFFLDFTCKESCGKCIHCRIGTKRMLEILNRICDGKGKDGDIKLLEDLAVQIKEGALCGLGQTAPNPVLTTLKYFRDEYEKHIYEKTCPAHKCSALLSYHIEENLCRKCGICIRSCPVGAISKKEGKVLIDPQKCIKCGKCHSVCPFHAIDRK, encoded by the coding sequence ATGAAAATCGTTGTGGGCTATGGAAGCTGTGGTTTGGCAGCTGGTGCTAAAAAAGTATATGAAACATTAGAAAATGAAATACATAAAAAAAACTTAGATATAGACTTACAGATTGCAGGATGTATTGGTATGTGTCATCTTGAACCAATTATAGATGTATATGATAAAGATGATGTAACTACTTATGTAAAAGTATCTCCTCAAATGATTGATGAAATATTATCAAATGCTATGATCCATAAAAAATCTACAAATTATATGATTTCAGAAGAAGATTTAAATATCTTACATGAACAAAAAAGAATTGCTCTAAGAAATTGTGGAATCATAAATCCTGAATCTATTGAAGAGTATATATCTATTGGCGGTTATGAAGCTATAAAAAAATGTATCTTAGATAAAGGACCTGATAAAGTCATTGAAGAAATAAAAATATCTGGCCTAAGAGGAAGAGGTGGAGCTGGCTTTCCCACTTGGTTTAAATGGAATGCAGCCAAAAAATCTACAGGTTCTCCCAAATATATTGTATGTAATGCTGATGAAGGTGATCCAGGAGCTTTTATGGATCGAAGTGTTTTAGAAGGAGATCCTCATACATTAATTGAAGGAATGATGATTGGTGGCTTCGCTATGGGAGCCAATGAAGGAATTGTATATGTTCGTGCTGAATATCCCCTAGCTATTCAAAGACTGAAGAAAGCCATTATACAAGCTCACGAAAAAGGATTTTTAGGTAAAAATTTATTTGATAGTCATTTTGATTTTGATATAAGAATCAAAGCTGGTGCTGGTGCTTTTGTATGTGGAGAAGAAACAGCTCTGATTGCATCTTTAGAAGGTGAACGTGGTATGCCAAGACTAAAACCCCCATTCCCTGCTGAAAAAGGGTATCTAGCTCATCCTACAAATATTAATAATGTAGAAACCTTTGCAAATGTAGCATGGATTTTGCAAAAGGGAGGAGAAGCCTTTGCCTCTATGGGAACACAAAAAAGCAAAGGAACCAAAGTATTTGCTTTAACAGGTAAAATTAAAAAAGGAGGACTTGTAGAAGTCCCTATGGGAATGCCCCTTCGTAAAATTATATTTGACATTGGCGGAGGCATTAAAGATGATAAAAAATTAAAAGCTGTTCAAATGGGAGGACCATCTGGTGGATGTATTCCTTCATCTTTAGTAGATACCTCTGTGGATTATGAATCTATCACTGCTACAGGAGCCATCATGGGCTCTGGTGGAATGGTAGTTATGGATGAAACTACTTGTATGGTAGATATGGCTCGTTTCTTTTTAGATTTTACTTGTAAAGAATCTTGTGGAAAATGTATTCATTGTAGAATTGGCACAAAGCGAATGTTAGAAATTTTAAATAGAATTTGTGATGGTAAAGGGAAAGATGGAGATATCAAACTTTTAGAAGATTTGGCAGTACAAATCAAAGAAGGCGCCTTATGTGGACTAGGTCAGACTGCTCCTAATCCAGTCCTTACCACTCTTAAATATTTTAGAGATGAATACGAAAAGCATATTTATGAAAAAACATGTCCTGCTCACAAATGTAGTGCCCTACTTTCTTATCATATTGAAGAAAATTTATGTAGGAAATGTGGAATTTGTATAAGAAGTTGTCCTGTAGGAGCTATTTCTAAAAAAGAAGGAAAAGTACTCATTGATC